From a single Ignavibacteria bacterium genomic region:
- a CDS encoding SpoIIE family protein phosphatase, producing the protein MDILVADDLLETRLLLKSILKKLGHNVTTTEDGEEAWEALQNSNIAMVISDWEMPNLTGIELCKKIRETDLGRYIYLILLTAKNEKNELVEGMEAGADDFITKPFNNQELNVRIRAGERIIRLQEDLEEKNFKLQKYNERLEKDLKAAADLQKSLLPMHHLEIHDLSFDSIFLPSLFVAGDIFNYFELDEENVGFYLLDVSGHGVSSAMLSFTLSKFLSVDQGDTRGLLKTYSTETMSFTNTPPEVVLTELNKLFEMGLEVMQYFTMVYGKYNRSTQELEISLGGHPPVIIVHKDKTPTVIELNSIPIGMFDNSDYEKASVKLSKGDVVYIYSDGFSECFDIGDGKVTGIMADWLEEHKHLGKEDLNATLSEKMKKYYDNNPDADDISLMKITVN; encoded by the coding sequence ATGGATATTTTGGTTGCCGATGATCTTCTTGAAACAAGATTGCTTCTGAAATCGATACTTAAAAAACTTGGTCACAATGTTACCACCACTGAAGACGGAGAGGAGGCGTGGGAGGCACTTCAAAATTCAAACATTGCGATGGTAATAAGTGACTGGGAGATGCCCAATCTAACAGGTATAGAGCTCTGCAAGAAAATCCGGGAAACCGATCTGGGCAGATATATCTATCTTATTCTGCTTACGGCAAAAAATGAAAAAAATGAACTGGTAGAGGGAATGGAAGCCGGTGCCGACGATTTTATTACCAAGCCCTTCAATAATCAGGAACTGAATGTAAGGATAAGAGCGGGCGAGAGAATTATCAGGTTGCAGGAAGACCTTGAAGAGAAAAATTTTAAGTTGCAAAAGTACAATGAGCGGCTGGAAAAGGATCTTAAGGCTGCTGCCGACCTGCAGAAAAGCCTCCTGCCGATGCACCACCTCGAAATCCATGATCTTTCGTTTGATTCAATTTTCCTTCCTTCACTTTTTGTTGCAGGCGATATTTTTAATTATTTTGAGCTCGATGAAGAGAATGTAGGGTTCTACCTCCTCGATGTTTCTGGTCACGGAGTCTCTTCTGCGATGCTTTCATTCACTTTGAGTAAATTCTTAAGTGTGGATCAGGGCGACACAAGAGGATTGTTGAAAACATACTCGACCGAAACCATGAGCTTTACGAACACACCACCGGAAGTAGTGCTTACCGAACTCAACAAACTCTTTGAAATGGGACTCGAGGTAATGCAGTATTTCACAATGGTTTACGGAAAGTATAACAGATCAACGCAGGAGCTTGAGATCAGTCTGGGAGGACATCCTCCTGTGATCATAGTTCACAAAGATAAGACACCCACAGTAATCGAATTGAACAGCATACCGATAGGGATGTTTGACAATTCCGACTACGAAAAGGCGTCTGTAAAATTATCCAAGGGTGATGTGGTCTATATCTATTCTGACGGATTTTCGGAATGTTTTGATATCGGGGACGGAAAAGTAACGGGTATTATGGCTGACTGGCTTGAGGAACACAAACATCTCGGGAAAGAGGATCTCAACGCTACACTTAGTGAGAAAATGAAGAAATATTACGACAACAATCCAGATGCGGATGACATCTCCCTTATGAAAATAACGGTAAACTGA